A genomic window from Brevibacillus agri includes:
- the aroC gene encoding chorismate synthase, producing the protein MRYLTAGESHGPQLTAIIEGVPSNLPISVEAINEQLARRQKGHGRGRRMQIEKDQVKILSGVRHGYTTGAPITLVVENKDWTHWQTIMSAEPVEEGAEEKRRVSRPRPGHADLNGAIKYHQRDMRNILERSSARETTIRVAVGAVARQLLAAFGIRIGGQVLQINDVVAKRQEVSLEELIARTEESPVRCLDKEAEPLMMAAIDKAKEDGDSLGGVVEVIVEGVPIGLGSHVQWDRKLDGRLAQAIMSIQAFKGVEIGIGFEAAGLKGSQVHDEIIWNEETGYSRKTNRAGGLEGGMTTGMPVVVRGVMKPIPTLYKPLMSVDIDSREPFSASIERSDSCAVPAASVVAEAVVAWEIAQAMCEKFPSDSMDDMIENVREYRAYTEKF; encoded by the coding sequence ATGCGTTACTTGACAGCAGGGGAATCTCACGGCCCGCAGCTTACGGCGATCATCGAGGGAGTTCCGAGCAACTTGCCGATTTCGGTTGAGGCAATCAATGAACAGTTGGCACGTCGTCAAAAAGGGCATGGACGTGGCCGCAGAATGCAGATTGAAAAAGACCAGGTGAAAATTTTGTCCGGCGTGCGCCACGGTTATACGACAGGGGCACCGATCACGCTGGTCGTTGAAAATAAGGATTGGACTCACTGGCAAACGATCATGAGTGCCGAGCCGGTAGAAGAGGGCGCAGAGGAAAAGCGCCGCGTCTCTCGCCCGCGTCCAGGCCACGCTGACCTGAATGGTGCGATTAAATACCATCAGCGCGATATGCGAAATATTCTGGAACGTTCCAGCGCCCGCGAAACGACAATCCGCGTGGCCGTAGGGGCTGTCGCTCGCCAATTGCTGGCGGCTTTCGGCATCCGGATCGGCGGACAAGTTTTGCAGATCAATGATGTGGTGGCGAAGCGTCAGGAGGTCAGCCTGGAAGAGCTGATTGCCCGGACGGAAGAATCGCCGGTTCGTTGCCTGGATAAAGAAGCGGAGCCGCTCATGATGGCGGCGATCGACAAGGCAAAAGAAGACGGCGATTCCCTCGGCGGCGTGGTCGAAGTAATCGTGGAAGGTGTGCCGATCGGCCTTGGCAGCCACGTGCAATGGGATCGCAAGCTCGACGGACGACTGGCGCAGGCGATCATGAGCATTCAGGCGTTCAAAGGCGTGGAAATCGGCATCGGGTTTGAGGCGGCAGGCTTGAAAGGCTCGCAAGTCCACGACGAAATCATCTGGAACGAAGAGACCGGCTACAGCCGCAAAACGAATCGCGCAGGCGGTTTGGAGGGCGGCATGACGACGGGGATGCCTGTGGTCGTGCGCGGCGTGATGAAGCCGATCCCGACGCTGTACAAGCCGCTCATGAGCGTGGATATCGACTCCCGCGAGCCGTTTTCCGCGAGCATCGAGCGCTCCGACAGTTGCGCGGTTCCGGCTGCGAGCGTCGTAGCGGAAGCGGTAGTCGCGTGGGAGATCGCGCAGGCGATGTGCGAGAAGTTCCCGAGCGATTCGATGGACGACATGATCGAAAACGTGCGTGAATACCGCGCGTACACGGAGAAATTCTAA
- a CDS encoding CheR family methyltransferase, translated as MEDKDFLQFIASVKKMTGIDLALYKEAQMKRRLTSLRQKRGYGTFVQYFDAIAKDKELFYEFLDRMTINVSEFFRNPGRWEVLENKILPRLAKQSSRIKCWSAACSTGEEPYTLSLILLRKRLDATVLASDIDEGALAKAKQGVYTDRSLQDCPKELVDKYFVKDALSYRISDEVKRRVTFKKHNLLADAFDTQFDLIICRNVMIYFTEEAKHELYHKFSRALKPGGVLFVGSTEQIFQPQQYQLETEDTFFYRKMG; from the coding sequence ATGGAAGATAAGGACTTTCTCCAATTTATCGCTAGTGTGAAAAAAATGACCGGAATTGATCTTGCCCTCTACAAGGAAGCACAGATGAAGCGGCGCCTGACTTCGTTGCGGCAAAAGCGGGGCTATGGCACGTTTGTCCAATATTTCGATGCGATTGCAAAGGACAAGGAACTGTTTTACGAATTTCTCGATCGGATGACGATCAACGTCTCGGAGTTTTTCCGCAACCCTGGGCGCTGGGAAGTTCTTGAGAACAAGATCTTGCCGCGGCTCGCCAAGCAATCGTCGCGCATCAAATGCTGGAGTGCCGCTTGTTCCACTGGCGAGGAGCCGTACACGCTCTCGCTGATCTTGCTGCGCAAGCGTCTGGACGCGACTGTGCTGGCATCCGATATTGATGAGGGCGCGCTGGCCAAGGCCAAGCAAGGCGTCTATACGGACCGTTCGTTGCAGGATTGTCCGAAGGAGCTGGTGGACAAGTACTTCGTCAAGGACGCGCTCAGCTACCGGATTTCCGACGAGGTGAAGAGACGTGTCACGTTCAAGAAGCACAACTTGCTAGCTGATGCGTTTGACACGCAGTTCGATCTCATCATCTGCCGCAACGTGATGATCTATTTCACGGAAGAGGCGAAGCACGAGCTGTACCACAAGTTCAGCCGGGCGCTCAAACCGGGCGGCGTGCTGTTTGTCGGCAGCACGGAGCAAATTTTCCAGCCGCAGCAATACCAGTTGGAGACGGAAGATACGTTCTTTTATCGAAAAATGGGATAA
- the ndk gene encoding nucleoside-diphosphate kinase — MEKTFLMVKPDGVQRNLIGEIVSRFEKKGYQLVGAKLMVVSRELAEQHYAEHKERPFFGELVDFITSGPVFAMVWQGNNVISTARAMMGKTNPVDAAAGTIRGDFATSVGMNIIHGSDSPESAEREIGLWFSADEVLSFEKTIQRWI; from the coding sequence ATGGAAAAAACGTTCCTTATGGTAAAACCTGACGGCGTACAACGTAACCTGATCGGAGAAATCGTATCCCGTTTCGAGAAAAAAGGCTACCAACTCGTTGGTGCTAAACTGATGGTAGTAAGCCGCGAACTGGCTGAACAACACTACGCCGAGCACAAAGAGCGCCCGTTCTTCGGCGAACTGGTTGACTTCATCACTTCCGGTCCTGTATTCGCAATGGTATGGCAAGGAAACAACGTCATCTCCACTGCTCGTGCGATGATGGGCAAAACAAACCCGGTTGATGCGGCTGCTGGTACAATCCGCGGCGATTTCGCGACTTCCGTTGGCATGAACATCATCCACGGTTCCGATTCCCCAGAAAGCGCTGAGCGTGAAATCGGCCTCTGGTTCTCCGCTGATGAAGTTCTCTCCTTCGAGAAAACAATCCAACGCTGGATCTAA